The following are from one region of the bacterium genome:
- a CDS encoding LptF/LptG family permease, whose protein sequence is MPLRLYRYILGKFTSTFVAALAVFTVLLLMDQASRQVEQLAPTAKSLKDFVITFLVMSPPLLTYTVPLAFLMAMIWTLEQMKQDREIVAVMATGVSPVRLMPPFLGASLLTFLIAWFVTAHAGPASFQVYNERLSDLARQSFVNDLKPGMFYNGIPGTLLLVGGFDRETGQIDGLVMVRSDLAEGESGEMILARTGQVRSPAAGDSDIVVELTDGTIHPVGSAKAEYRSGSFRKLISRIAGNPAEPELRTRKLLMASSNRELRSGLAGMEPGKGGKKEAMYAIELHRRLAFPVTILLYPFVVFPAAVTLRKRGKAAAFTVSLLLFILSFFLSSVGSTLAYQGWVPGSIGAWFPDIFLILAGGAVFLPYWFTHASGWYCRQRGQI, encoded by the coding sequence TTGCCCCTTAGACTTTACCGCTACATCCTCGGCAAGTTCACTTCCACCTTCGTGGCGGCTCTTGCCGTATTCACCGTCCTTCTCCTCATGGACCAGGCCTCAAGGCAGGTCGAACAGCTGGCCCCTACCGCAAAAAGCCTGAAGGATTTCGTCATCACTTTCCTGGTCATGTCCCCTCCCCTGCTGACGTACACCGTCCCCCTGGCTTTTCTCATGGCCATGATCTGGACCCTGGAACAGATGAAGCAGGACCGTGAGATCGTGGCCGTCATGGCCACCGGCGTCTCTCCCGTCCGGTTGATGCCCCCTTTCCTGGGCGCCTCACTCTTGACATTTCTTATCGCCTGGTTCGTCACCGCCCACGCAGGGCCTGCCAGTTTTCAGGTCTACAACGAACGGCTTTCGGACCTCGCCAGACAAAGCTTCGTCAACGATCTTAAACCGGGGATGTTCTACAACGGGATCCCGGGCACACTGCTGCTTGTGGGAGGGTTCGACAGGGAGACCGGTCAGATCGACGGGCTTGTCATGGTGCGAAGCGACCTGGCGGAGGGTGAGTCCGGAGAGATGATCCTCGCCAGGACCGGTCAGGTCCGGTCCCCTGCCGCCGGTGACAGCGACATCGTCGTGGAACTCACAGACGGAACGATCCACCCCGTCGGATCGGCAAAGGCAGAGTACCGTTCAGGCTCCTTTCGGAAGCTGATCTCCAGGATCGCCGGCAATCCCGCCGAGCCGGAATTGAGAACCCGGAAGCTCCTCATGGCCTCCTCAAACAGGGAACTCAGAAGCGGCCTTGCGGGAATGGAACCCGGCAAGGGTGGTAAAAAGGAGGCCATGTACGCCATCGAGCTACATCGGCGCCTGGCCTTTCCGGTCACCATCCTTCTGTATCCCTTCGTGGTCTTCCCGGCCGCCGTGACTCTGCGAAAACGCGGGAAAGCCGCGGCGTTCACGGTCAGCCTGCTCCTTTTCATCCTGAGTTTTTTCCTGTCTTCTGTGGGTTCGACCCTGGCCTACCAGGGTTGGGTACCGGGGTCCATCGGTGCCTGGTTCCCGGACATTTTCCTGATCCTGGCCGGCGGGGCGGTGTTCCTCCCCTACTGGTTCACCCACGCATCGGGCTGGTACTGCCGGCAGAGGGGACAGATATGA
- a CDS encoding chemotaxis protein CheW — protein MGDTRMITFALGRHRFAIPIEDIREVINIESVVPVPGGRRPLEGIIPYRDNAVLPVFSLLDLLGHEHEEKSNLVVVTGTRDTPVGFRVRQMGGVMASVAEDKIVAYDGALGGGGKAVSGVLIKPGGEHILLSMKHVFAF, from the coding sequence ATGGGTGATACGAGGATGATCACCTTCGCCCTCGGGAGACATCGCTTTGCCATCCCCATCGAGGATATCAGGGAGGTCATCAACATCGAATCAGTGGTACCGGTCCCTGGTGGAAGGAGGCCCCTGGAAGGGATCATTCCTTACCGGGATAACGCGGTCCTCCCGGTTTTTTCACTCCTCGATCTCCTGGGTCACGAACATGAAGAGAAGAGCAATCTGGTGGTCGTGACCGGCACCCGGGACACCCCTGTCGGTTTCAGGGTGAGACAGATGGGGGGCGTGATGGCCAGCGTGGCCGAGGACAAGATCGTGGCCTATGACGGGGCTCTTGGTGGCGGTGGGAAAGCTGTGTCCGGCGTCCTGATAAAGCCGGGAGGGGAACATATACTCCTCAGCATGAAACACGTGTTCGCATTCTGA
- a CDS encoding response regulator, which yields MKRILVADDSVTIQKVIALTFADEPFEVQSVGTGAEALEFMKNYTPDIVLADVIMPQMNGYELCRAVKQQEETSRIPVLLLAGTFEAFDEGEARSVGADDFITKPFESGELIEKVKGLLGQGPAPAAAPPRAETPAVAAVPTPAPPASPAVEAAPPRPAVVPAAHAAAAPPQNAGGPEPDIWDILSDAGDEIKPPTAGPPAGGSAAGFPGFGPIEDTGVVDVGSFDVGLDRPESAPPVSVPAPPIPEAAPAAVTGTVQPPGQAPAPQETVPQEPVPVVVEPPSMTGVEETLERSRVEDREKDFFGFRNGAVEEVSGVDIMSEAIEEVTFDMDDVPAAGPGASPEASFVVPEPAFNEPRAAGETEAPSTPPAPAPGPPEPVSIAAEPSFEPAPEPPSVPAADLRVMDSPEPAPAAGPTVPVMPEPAPVPLPEPPLELAAPEAAEGTGAVDDAMIRKIIEEKVERIAWEVVPEMAEVFIREALEKIKGGS from the coding sequence ATGAAAAGGATCCTTGTTGCTGACGACAGTGTCACCATCCAGAAGGTGATCGCCCTTACCTTTGCCGATGAACCGTTCGAGGTCCAGTCTGTTGGAACAGGGGCGGAAGCCCTGGAGTTCATGAAGAACTATACCCCTGACATTGTGCTGGCTGACGTGATCATGCCCCAGATGAACGGATATGAACTGTGCCGTGCCGTAAAACAGCAGGAAGAAACATCCCGGATTCCCGTACTGCTCCTCGCAGGCACTTTCGAGGCTTTCGACGAGGGGGAGGCCAGGTCTGTCGGCGCCGACGATTTCATCACGAAACCTTTTGAATCCGGTGAACTCATCGAAAAGGTCAAGGGGCTCCTCGGGCAAGGCCCGGCACCGGCGGCAGCGCCTCCCCGGGCGGAAACACCGGCGGTTGCCGCTGTCCCGACGCCTGCTCCACCAGCTTCTCCGGCAGTTGAAGCGGCTCCGCCCCGACCAGCCGTGGTGCCGGCGGCCCATGCCGCCGCCGCGCCGCCTCAGAATGCCGGGGGGCCCGAGCCGGACATCTGGGATATCCTGAGCGATGCGGGTGACGAGATCAAACCGCCGACAGCTGGTCCGCCGGCGGGGGGCAGCGCCGCCGGTTTCCCCGGGTTCGGTCCCATTGAGGATACCGGCGTCGTGGACGTCGGTAGTTTTGACGTCGGGTTGGACAGGCCCGAGTCGGCCCCGCCGGTCTCCGTTCCGGCACCTCCCATCCCGGAAGCTGCTCCGGCCGCAGTTACCGGAACTGTCCAGCCGCCTGGCCAGGCACCCGCTCCCCAGGAGACTGTTCCCCAGGAGCCTGTTCCCGTAGTCGTGGAACCGCCGTCCATGACCGGAGTCGAGGAAACGTTGGAAAGGAGCCGTGTCGAGGACAGGGAAAAAGATTTCTTCGGGTTCAGGAACGGCGCGGTGGAAGAGGTCTCCGGCGTGGATATCATGTCTGAAGCGATCGAAGAGGTCACCTTCGACATGGATGATGTCCCTGCAGCAGGCCCGGGAGCCTCGCCCGAAGCCTCCTTTGTCGTACCGGAACCGGCCTTCAACGAACCCCGGGCCGCAGGTGAGACCGAGGCACCCTCCACTCCGCCCGCACCGGCTCCGGGACCTCCGGAACCTGTTTCCATTGCCGCGGAGCCGTCATTCGAGCCCGCCCCTGAACCACCTTCGGTACCCGCTGCGGACCTGCGGGTGATGGACAGCCCTGAACCGGCTCCGGCGGCGGGACCCACGGTTCCCGTGATGCCCGAACCAGCGCCGGTTCCGTTACCTGAGCCCCCATTGGAGCTTGCGGCACCCGAGGCTGCCGAGGGAACCGGAGCTGTTGACGACGCCATGATCAGGAAGATCATTGAAGAGAAGGTCGAAAGGATCGCCTGGGAAGTTGTCCCCGAGATGGCCGAGGTGTTCATCAGGGAGGCCCTGGAGAAGATCAAGGGCGGATCCTGA
- a CDS encoding valine--tRNA ligase, which produces MTKEMPKHFDPASSETKWYAFWMEKGYFHADEGSARPPYSIVIPPPNVTGSLHMGHALNNTLQDILVRYHRMNGCEALWMPGTDHAGIATQNVVEKELDSRGTDRHALGREKFVDRVWEWREKYGGVILQQLHRLGSSCDWERERFTMDEGLSRAVREVFVRLHDEGLIYQGDYIINWCPRCHTALSDLEVEHHDRKGKMYHLRYPSVDGTSEVVVATTRPETMLGDTAVAVNPADERYKGMLGKSFHLPMTRRDIPLIADDYCDMEFGTGAVKVTPAHDSNDFEIGERHDLPNVSVISMEGTMTHEAGERYEGMDRYECRRILIDDLDKGGFLVKVEDYEHAVGQCYRCQTVIEPIISRQWFVRTKELAKPAIEAVQDGRIRIVPASWEKTYFEWMVNIRDWCISRQIWWGHRIPVWYCGDCGKVVVQVEEPTACPDCSSPDLRQEEDVLDTWFSSALWPFSTLGWPDRTPALEKFYPTSCLVTGFDILFFWVARMIMMGMKFMGDVPFREVYIHALVRDAEGQKMSKSRGNVIDPLVIIDEYGADAFRFTLAAFAAMGRDIKLAEDRIEGYRNFINKIWNASRLVLSYLEGVTPDQLADPDPPTEEHNRWIRSRLAVVTDQIRGAVEDYRFNDVANTLYQFFWHEFCDWYLELAKPSLYGDRGERALLETRVTAGMVLENFLRLLHPVMPFVTEEIWQKLPVEGESIMTASFPEARSGDADAEADENMAVVMDFITAVRNLRTELGIPPGRMVRATIVCRDRGIAGILEGAVPDMTRLARLSEVLITEVRPEQDPGSAAVVRGQEVLISAEEEMDKDAEIQRLTRELTKVTGELAKVEKKLGNPQFVQKAPEEVVLKNRGVLEELQAQKGKLEENLERLND; this is translated from the coding sequence ATGACCAAAGAGATGCCAAAGCACTTCGACCCCGCGTCATCCGAGACAAAATGGTACGCATTCTGGATGGAGAAGGGGTATTTTCATGCCGATGAGGGATCAGCGCGCCCGCCTTACAGCATCGTCATCCCTCCTCCCAACGTAACCGGTTCCCTGCACATGGGGCACGCCCTCAACAACACACTCCAGGACATCCTCGTCCGCTACCACCGGATGAATGGGTGCGAGGCGCTCTGGATGCCCGGCACGGACCATGCCGGGATCGCCACCCAGAACGTTGTGGAAAAAGAGCTGGACTCCCGGGGAACCGACCGGCATGCCCTCGGCCGTGAGAAATTCGTGGACAGGGTGTGGGAGTGGCGGGAAAAGTACGGCGGGGTCATCCTCCAGCAGCTCCACAGGCTGGGGTCCTCCTGCGACTGGGAACGGGAGCGGTTCACCATGGACGAGGGGCTGTCCCGGGCGGTCAGGGAAGTGTTCGTCAGGCTCCATGACGAGGGGCTCATCTACCAGGGAGATTACATTATCAACTGGTGTCCCCGTTGCCACACCGCCCTGTCCGACCTCGAGGTCGAGCACCATGACCGGAAGGGGAAGATGTACCACCTGCGTTATCCGTCCGTGGACGGGACGTCGGAGGTTGTGGTGGCGACTACGAGGCCGGAGACCATGCTGGGAGACACGGCCGTTGCGGTGAACCCGGCCGACGAACGGTACAAGGGGATGCTGGGCAAGAGCTTTCATCTGCCCATGACAAGGCGTGACATCCCCCTTATCGCGGACGACTACTGTGACATGGAGTTCGGGACCGGCGCCGTGAAGGTCACTCCGGCCCACGATTCCAACGATTTCGAGATCGGGGAACGTCACGACCTTCCCAATGTGTCCGTCATCTCCATGGAGGGCACCATGACCCACGAGGCCGGGGAACGTTACGAGGGCATGGACCGTTACGAGTGCCGCAGGATTCTCATCGATGATCTCGATAAAGGCGGGTTTCTCGTCAAGGTGGAAGATTATGAGCACGCCGTCGGCCAGTGCTACCGGTGTCAGACCGTCATCGAACCGATCATCTCGAGGCAGTGGTTCGTTCGTACGAAGGAACTGGCCAAACCGGCCATTGAAGCCGTCCAGGATGGGCGGATCAGGATTGTCCCCGCCAGTTGGGAGAAGACCTACTTCGAGTGGATGGTCAACATCCGTGACTGGTGCATTTCGAGGCAGATCTGGTGGGGACACAGGATCCCTGTCTGGTATTGCGGAGACTGCGGAAAGGTTGTCGTCCAGGTGGAGGAGCCCACGGCGTGCCCGGACTGTTCCAGCCCGGATCTGAGACAGGAAGAGGATGTCCTCGATACCTGGTTCTCTTCTGCCCTGTGGCCATTTTCCACTTTGGGTTGGCCCGACAGGACCCCTGCCCTGGAAAAGTTCTATCCAACAAGCTGCCTCGTGACCGGTTTCGACATCCTATTCTTCTGGGTGGCCCGGATGATCATGATGGGGATGAAGTTCATGGGAGACGTGCCGTTCAGGGAGGTTTACATCCACGCCCTGGTTCGGGACGCCGAAGGTCAGAAGATGAGCAAATCCCGGGGTAACGTCATCGATCCCCTTGTGATCATCGACGAGTACGGCGCTGACGCCTTCAGGTTCACCCTTGCCGCTTTCGCTGCAATGGGCAGGGATATCAAGCTTGCCGAGGACAGGATCGAGGGGTACCGCAACTTCATCAACAAGATATGGAACGCTTCCAGGCTGGTGCTCTCCTACCTTGAGGGCGTTACCCCGGACCAGCTGGCCGACCCGGATCCGCCGACGGAAGAGCACAACCGGTGGATAAGGAGCAGGCTGGCTGTGGTCACGGACCAGATCCGCGGTGCTGTAGAAGACTACCGGTTCAACGACGTGGCCAACACCCTGTACCAGTTCTTCTGGCACGAGTTCTGCGACTGGTACCTGGAACTGGCCAAACCCTCCCTGTACGGGGACCGGGGAGAGAGGGCACTCCTGGAGACCAGGGTCACCGCAGGCATGGTCCTGGAAAACTTCCTGAGGCTGCTTCATCCCGTCATGCCCTTTGTCACGGAGGAGATCTGGCAGAAGCTTCCCGTCGAGGGCGAGAGCATCATGACCGCGTCTTTCCCCGAGGCGAGGAGCGGGGATGCGGATGCCGAGGCGGACGAGAATATGGCGGTAGTCATGGATTTCATCACCGCTGTCAGGAATCTGAGGACCGAGTTGGGGATCCCTCCCGGCCGCATGGTCCGGGCCACCATCGTGTGCAGGGACCGCGGCATTGCCGGGATCCTGGAAGGTGCGGTCCCGGACATGACCCGGCTGGCCCGGCTCAGTGAGGTCCTGATCACCGAAGTGAGACCGGAACAGGACCCGGGGTCCGCAGCCGTGGTAAGGGGACAGGAAGTTCTCATCTCGGCCGAGGAAGAGATGGACAAGGATGCCGAGATCCAGAGGCTTACAAGGGAGTTGACAAAGGTGACCGGCGAACTTGCGAAGGTGGAGAAGAAGCTGGGCAACCCGCAGTTCGTCCAGAAAGCTCCCGAGGAAGTGGTGCTGAAAAACCGCGGTGTCCTGGAGGAGCTTCAAGCCCAGAAGGGCAAGCTGGAAGAGAACCTGGAGAGGCTCAATGATTAA
- the nadC gene encoding carboxylating nicotinate-nucleotide diphosphorylase: MIKFPLNVHRLIDLAVEEDLGTGDVTGKAILDENAQGEAVILARQELVLCGLDVAREVYRRIGAGVVLTSSISEGQTVGQGAVLAELTGPVTVLLTGERIALNFLQRLCGIATLAGRYAAAAGGRTTILDSRKTVPGWRWLDKMAVRVGGCTNHRMGLFDGILIKDNHIAASGGIPEALARARERAPAGMEIEIEVEDLDGVREAMENGADIIMLDNFDPPDVVRAVRINAGKARLELSGGIDLTNLGEYLDAAGLGSGRGVDFISIGALTHSAPAADIAMEIRSGNPAAERHGDTGTRGRGE; encoded by the coding sequence ATGATTAAGTTTCCACTGAATGTTCACCGCCTCATCGACCTTGCCGTGGAGGAGGACCTGGGGACGGGGGATGTCACAGGGAAGGCGATCCTGGACGAGAACGCTCAGGGGGAAGCGGTCATCCTGGCCAGGCAGGAGCTGGTGCTGTGCGGCCTTGACGTGGCTCGGGAGGTATACAGGCGGATCGGTGCGGGCGTGGTCCTCACTTCCTCCATATCCGAGGGGCAGACGGTCGGGCAAGGTGCTGTATTGGCCGAACTGACCGGCCCCGTCACGGTCCTCCTGACAGGGGAGAGGATCGCCCTGAACTTCCTCCAGCGCCTTTGTGGTATCGCCACCCTCGCGGGCCGCTACGCCGCCGCCGCCGGGGGAAGGACGACGATCCTGGACAGCCGGAAAACGGTGCCCGGCTGGCGCTGGCTGGACAAGATGGCAGTGAGGGTGGGTGGGTGTACCAACCACCGCATGGGTCTTTTCGACGGTATCCTCATCAAGGACAACCACATCGCGGCCAGCGGCGGCATCCCGGAGGCGCTTGCCCGGGCGAGGGAAAGGGCCCCCGCGGGGATGGAGATCGAGATCGAGGTCGAGGACCTGGACGGTGTCAGGGAAGCCATGGAAAACGGAGCTGACATCATCATGCTGGATAATTTCGATCCTCCAGACGTGGTCCGGGCGGTCCGGATCAACGCTGGCAAGGCGCGCCTGGAACTTTCAGGCGGGATAGACCTCACCAACCTCGGGGAGTACCTGGATGCTGCCGGGCTGGGTTCCGGCAGAGGCGTCGATTTTATCTCGATAGGTGCCCTGACACACTCGGCGCCGGCGGCCGATATCGCCATGGAGATAAGGTCCGGCAATCCGGCGGCCGAAAGACACGGAGACACGGGGACACGGGGACGCGGGGAATAA
- a CDS encoding biotin--[acetyl-CoA-carboxylase] ligase: MIHRFESLGSTNDQLVRMAEEGAPEYTAVLAERQTRGKGRADRGWWSPPGNLYLSVLLRPGINARRLPRVSILASLALFRAIDDRTGTVSLKWPNDLLLDGRKLAGILPAGRIEGDKVAWVVTGFGVNVVKPEQGVPGELEDRVAFLDEIVETSLDDLVHRIIGEFKGLAGSFEGPAWQRAREEWSRSAVFGPHYTLRDGKRRIVGTPVGLAHDGGLVMETEQGTVTVYAGELEESAECRV; the protein is encoded by the coding sequence ATGATCCATCGCTTCGAGAGCCTGGGATCAACCAATGATCAACTCGTACGGATGGCGGAGGAAGGGGCACCGGAGTACACGGCGGTTCTGGCCGAAAGACAGACCCGGGGAAAGGGACGGGCCGACAGGGGCTGGTGGTCTCCCCCGGGGAACCTGTACCTTTCGGTCCTCCTCCGGCCCGGGATCAACGCCAGGCGGCTTCCGAGGGTATCCATCCTGGCGTCCCTGGCCCTTTTCCGGGCGATCGACGACAGGACCGGAACCGTTTCCCTTAAATGGCCCAATGACCTGCTCCTTGACGGCAGGAAATTGGCGGGCATCCTGCCGGCTGGCAGGATCGAGGGAGACAAGGTGGCCTGGGTCGTGACCGGGTTCGGTGTGAACGTGGTCAAACCGGAACAGGGTGTGCCCGGGGAACTGGAAGACCGGGTCGCTTTTCTCGATGAGATCGTCGAGACATCCCTTGACGACCTGGTTCACAGGATCATCGGCGAGTTCAAGGGCCTGGCCGGGTCTTTCGAGGGCCCGGCGTGGCAGAGGGCCCGGGAAGAATGGTCGCGCAGCGCCGTTTTCGGTCCTCACTATACACTGAGGGACGGTAAGAGGCGGATCGTTGGAACGCCCGTGGGCCTTGCCCATGACGGCGGGCTGGTCATGGAAACGGAGCAGGGAACGGTTACAGTTTATGCGGGGGAACTGGAAGAGAGTGCAGAGTGTAGAGTGTAG
- a CDS encoding type III pantothenate kinase gives MLLCVDVGNTQTVLGIFRGKEITSRWRIRSDRDRTADEYGHLIRDLLRGDDIDEADLTGMSVSSVVPPARQALMEMAKTTFGIEPLMVGPGIKTGMPILYDNPREVGADRIANAVAAYERFGRDLIVIDFGTAITFDVITAAGQYQGGVIFPGVQISLDALFLKAARLPRVELEKPARVVGRDTTSSIQSGIVNGYAGLVDSLVGRIAAECGTKPLVVATGGLSGIIASETTTITEILPDLTLEGLKILWERNR, from the coding sequence TTGCTTTTATGTGTCGACGTCGGCAACACCCAGACTGTCCTGGGCATCTTCAGGGGGAAGGAGATCACTTCCCGCTGGAGGATCAGGTCCGACAGGGACCGCACCGCCGACGAGTACGGCCACCTCATCCGTGACCTGCTTCGGGGCGACGACATCGACGAGGCGGACCTTACCGGGATGTCGGTCAGTTCCGTTGTTCCGCCCGCCAGGCAGGCCCTCATGGAAATGGCGAAAACGACCTTTGGTATAGAACCCCTCATGGTGGGCCCGGGGATAAAGACAGGGATGCCGATCCTGTACGACAACCCACGGGAGGTCGGGGCGGACAGGATCGCCAACGCGGTCGCAGCCTACGAGCGTTTCGGAAGAGACCTTATCGTCATCGATTTCGGCACAGCCATCACCTTCGACGTCATCACCGCGGCCGGCCAGTACCAGGGCGGGGTCATCTTCCCCGGAGTGCAGATCAGCCTTGACGCCCTTTTCCTGAAAGCGGCCAGGCTGCCCAGGGTCGAGCTGGAAAAGCCTGCCAGGGTGGTAGGACGGGACACAACAAGCAGCATCCAGTCCGGGATCGTCAACGGATATGCCGGACTCGTGGACAGCCTCGTGGGCAGGATCGCGGCGGAGTGCGGTACAAAGCCCCTCGTTGTGGCCACGGGCGGACTGTCCGGGATCATCGCTTCGGAAACAACCACCATCACCGAGATCCTCCCGGATCTCACACTGGAGGGTTTGAAGATCCTGTGGGAGAGGAACAGATAG
- the fusA gene encoding elongation factor G, whose translation MKKIETDNIRNIAIIAHGGAGKTSLCEAVMFNAGAVTRLGKVEEGNTVMDFLPEEISRQISASSATATVEWKDHQINIVDTPGYQDFIADSLYAIRVCGGVVGVVSAVSGVEVNTERLWKEARRKKLAGAIFINKMDRERADFNRAIKDVESKLRARPVLLQLPIGAEADFKGVVDLISMKACLYEMDGSGKFTEHDIPDDLSAMAAEYREKLVEFAAEGDDTLMEKYLETFELTDEEVYQGLRAGVLDGDIVPVFCGSATLNIGVRKLLDAMVALMPSPVDAGAVLGVDGKGEEARREPKESEPFAAFVYKTLADPYAGKLTLFKVVSGALKSDSGFFNTTRDAKERFGNLFLLQGKKQINVPEVVAGQLAGVAKLKETRTGDTLCADGKPFILPGVDLPTPALSYAIKPKSKGDEEKVSQSLARLLDEDPSLHVQRDDATRENILSGMGQQHIEVTVERLKTKFGVEVEMAVPKVPYKETIKGKTQLQSRYKKQTGGRGQFGDVWLEIEPQPRGGDFQFVDKIVGGAIPRNYIPAVEKGIREALVEGVLAGYPVTDVKVTLYDGSYHTVDSSEMAFKIAASMGFKKGFLQCKPVLLEPIVNLDITVPDEFMGAVIGDLNSRRGKVLGMDPQSDVQIVKAQVAMAEILSYAPDLRSMTEGRASFAVSFSHYEEVPAHLAEKVIAESQKGKEKE comes from the coding sequence ATGAAGAAGATTGAGACCGACAACATCCGCAACATCGCCATCATCGCCCACGGCGGTGCGGGCAAGACTTCTCTTTGTGAAGCGGTCATGTTCAACGCTGGAGCAGTCACCCGCCTCGGGAAGGTCGAGGAGGGCAACACCGTAATGGATTTTCTGCCGGAGGAGATCTCCCGGCAGATCAGCGCAAGCTCGGCCACGGCTACCGTGGAGTGGAAAGATCACCAGATCAACATCGTGGACACCCCCGGCTACCAGGATTTCATCGCCGACTCCCTTTACGCGATCAGGGTCTGTGGCGGCGTTGTCGGGGTTGTCAGCGCGGTCTCCGGAGTTGAAGTCAACACCGAAAGACTCTGGAAAGAGGCCCGCCGCAAGAAGCTTGCGGGTGCCATTTTCATCAACAAGATGGACAGGGAAAGAGCAGATTTTAACAGGGCGATCAAGGATGTGGAATCCAAGCTCAGGGCCAGGCCGGTCCTGTTGCAGCTGCCCATCGGCGCTGAGGCCGATTTCAAGGGGGTCGTGGATCTCATCTCCATGAAAGCGTGCCTTTACGAAATGGACGGGAGCGGGAAGTTCACCGAGCACGATATCCCCGATGACCTTTCAGCCATGGCCGCCGAATACAGGGAAAAGCTGGTGGAGTTCGCTGCCGAGGGGGACGACACCCTGATGGAGAAGTACCTCGAGACCTTCGAACTCACCGACGAGGAGGTGTACCAGGGGTTGAGGGCGGGTGTCCTTGACGGGGACATCGTGCCCGTATTCTGCGGCTCCGCGACCCTCAACATCGGCGTCCGCAAGCTCCTCGATGCCATGGTGGCGCTGATGCCCTCGCCTGTGGACGCAGGTGCTGTCCTCGGGGTCGACGGCAAGGGAGAGGAAGCCCGGAGGGAACCAAAAGAGAGCGAGCCTTTCGCCGCCTTCGTATACAAGACTCTGGCCGACCCTTACGCCGGCAAGCTCACATTGTTCAAGGTGGTTTCCGGAGCCCTGAAATCGGACAGCGGTTTTTTCAATACCACCCGTGACGCCAAGGAACGCTTCGGCAACCTGTTCCTGCTCCAGGGCAAGAAACAGATCAACGTTCCGGAGGTGGTGGCCGGTCAGTTGGCAGGTGTCGCCAAGCTGAAGGAGACCCGCACCGGTGACACCCTGTGCGCCGATGGAAAACCGTTCATCCTGCCGGGTGTGGACCTCCCCACTCCGGCTCTGTCCTATGCCATCAAGCCAAAGTCCAAGGGGGACGAGGAGAAGGTGAGCCAGTCACTGGCCAGGCTCCTGGACGAGGATCCCTCCCTCCACGTTCAACGGGACGACGCCACCAGGGAAAACATTCTTTCCGGGATGGGTCAGCAGCACATCGAGGTCACCGTGGAACGCCTCAAGACCAAGTTCGGCGTTGAGGTGGAGATGGCCGTGCCCAAAGTCCCCTACAAGGAGACGATCAAGGGCAAGACCCAGCTTCAGAGCCGGTACAAGAAACAGACCGGCGGGCGGGGGCAGTTCGGGGACGTGTGGCTGGAGATCGAACCACAGCCCAGGGGCGGAGATTTCCAGTTCGTCGACAAGATCGTTGGCGGCGCCATCCCCAGGAATTACATCCCTGCGGTGGAAAAGGGAATCCGGGAGGCCCTGGTAGAAGGCGTTCTGGCCGGGTATCCGGTCACCGATGTGAAAGTGACCCTCTACGATGGGTCCTATCACACGGTTGACTCATCGGAGATGGCGTTCAAGATCGCCGCGTCCATGGGTTTCAAAAAAGGGTTCCTGCAGTGTAAACCTGTTCTCCTCGAACCCATCGTCAACCTTGACATCACGGTCCCCGACGAATTCATGGGGGCTGTCATCGGAGATCTCAATTCGAGGAGGGGCAAGGTTCTGGGCATGGACCCTCAGAGTGATGTCCAGATCGTCAAGGCCCAGGTCGCCATGGCGGAGATCCTGAGTTATGCCCCTGACCTGAGATCCATGACCGAAGGCAGGGCATCTTTTGCCGTCTCTTTCTCCCATTACGAGGAAGTGCCAGCGCACCTGGCCGAGAAGGTTATCGCGGAGTCTCAGAAAGGGAAGGAGAAGGAATAA